A genomic window from Rhodococcus sp. KBS0724 includes:
- the coaA gene encoding type I pantothenate kinase has protein sequence MARAGESSPYVEFDRKQWRTLRKSTPLVLTEDELYGLRGLGEQIDLEEVAEVYLPLARLIHLQVAARQRLFAATATFLGEKHPDRQVPFVIGVAGSVAVGKSTTARVLQALLARWDHHPRVDLVTTDGFLYSTKELDRRGIMHRKGFPESYDRRKLLRFVTEVKSGAEEVAAPVYSHTLYDVIPGQFHLIRQPDILIIEGLNVLQTGPRLMVSDLFDFSIYVDARIEDIEAWYIERFLALRKTAFADPSAHFHHYSGLSDRDATSAAKDIWNSINLPNLVENILPTRPRATLVLRKDSDHTINRLRLRKL, from the coding sequence ATGGCACGCGCCGGCGAATCCAGCCCGTATGTCGAGTTCGATCGCAAGCAGTGGCGCACACTGCGTAAGTCGACTCCCCTGGTCCTGACGGAGGACGAACTGTACGGCCTCCGTGGCCTCGGTGAGCAGATCGACCTCGAGGAAGTTGCCGAGGTCTATCTCCCGCTGGCTCGACTTATCCACCTGCAGGTTGCAGCACGCCAGCGCCTGTTTGCCGCTACCGCGACGTTCCTCGGTGAGAAACATCCCGATCGACAAGTTCCCTTCGTAATCGGCGTGGCCGGTTCGGTGGCTGTCGGTAAATCCACGACCGCCCGTGTGCTGCAAGCACTCCTGGCTCGCTGGGACCACCACCCCCGCGTCGATCTCGTGACGACCGACGGCTTCCTGTACTCCACCAAGGAACTGGACCGTCGGGGCATCATGCACCGCAAGGGTTTTCCCGAAAGCTACGATCGCCGCAAGCTCCTGCGATTCGTGACCGAAGTGAAGTCGGGTGCCGAAGAGGTAGCGGCACCGGTCTATTCACATACTTTGTACGACGTCATCCCCGGTCAGTTCCACCTGATCCGCCAGCCGGATATCCTCATCATCGAGGGCCTCAACGTGCTGCAGACGGGGCCCCGTCTGATGGTCTCGGATCTGTTCGACTTCTCGATTTACGTCGACGCCCGGATCGAGGACATCGAAGCCTGGTACATCGAACGATTCCTGGCGCTACGGAAGACGGCGTTTGCCGACCCGAGCGCTCATTTTCACCACTACTCGGGATTGTCGGACCGTGACGCGACCAGTGCGGCCAAGGACATCTGGAATTCGATCAACCTTCCGAACCTGGTGGAGAACATCCTCCCCACCCGTCCGCGAGCAACGCTGGTGTTGCGCAAGGATTCCGATCACACGATCAATCGACTTCGCCTGCGCAAGCTCTGA